In the genome of Nocardioides seonyuensis, one region contains:
- a CDS encoding cobyric acid synthase — MSGLLVAGTTSDAGKSVVTTGLCRAFARRGVHVAPYKAQNMSNNSMVCRDPAGGTAEIGRAQWVQALAARVTPEPAMNPVLLKPGSDRRSHVVVMGHPAGEVSATDFATGRQHLAAAAHAAYNALAARFDVVVAEGAGSPAEINLRSSDYVNMGLARHADLPVVLVGDIDRGGLFASMFGTLALLESEDQALLAGFVVNKFRGDLGLLRPGLDQLERLTGRPVHGVLPWHPDLWLDSEDALDLEGRRSRDGARVRVAVVRLPRISNFTDVDALGLEPDLDVVFVSDPRDLADAHLVVLPGTRATLADLAWLRSRGLDTAIIRHADAGRPVLGICGGFQMLGRSVHDPEGVEGAAGAYADGLALLPVTTTFAPDKALRLPSGEALGAPAAGYEIHHGRITRDPEAEEFLGGARAGQVFGTMWHGSLESDEFRAAFLAEVADLAPSGASFPAARERRIELLADLVEEHLDVEMLLALARDGAPASLPVLTVPTLPQEGAR, encoded by the coding sequence GTGAGCGGGCTGCTGGTAGCCGGGACCACCTCGGACGCCGGCAAGTCGGTGGTGACCACCGGGCTGTGCCGGGCCTTCGCGCGCCGCGGGGTCCATGTGGCGCCGTACAAGGCGCAGAACATGTCCAACAACTCCATGGTCTGTCGGGACCCCGCGGGAGGCACCGCCGAGATCGGCCGGGCCCAGTGGGTCCAAGCGCTCGCCGCCCGGGTGACTCCCGAGCCCGCCATGAACCCCGTCCTTCTCAAGCCCGGCTCCGACCGACGCAGCCACGTCGTGGTCATGGGGCACCCCGCCGGGGAGGTCTCCGCCACCGACTTCGCTACCGGGCGACAGCACCTCGCTGCGGCGGCGCACGCCGCGTACAACGCCCTCGCCGCGCGCTTCGACGTCGTGGTGGCCGAGGGCGCGGGTAGCCCCGCCGAGATCAACCTGCGCTCCAGCGACTACGTCAACATGGGCCTGGCTCGCCACGCTGACCTGCCGGTCGTGCTGGTCGGCGACATCGACCGGGGCGGCCTCTTCGCCTCGATGTTCGGCACGCTGGCGCTGCTCGAGTCCGAAGACCAGGCGCTGCTGGCTGGCTTCGTCGTCAACAAGTTCCGCGGCGACCTCGGTCTGCTGCGCCCGGGCCTGGACCAGCTGGAGCGGCTGACCGGTCGGCCCGTGCACGGGGTGCTGCCGTGGCACCCCGACCTGTGGCTCGACTCCGAGGACGCCCTCGACCTGGAGGGCCGCCGCAGCAGGGACGGCGCCCGGGTGCGGGTCGCGGTCGTACGGCTCCCCCGGATCAGCAACTTCACCGACGTCGACGCCCTGGGCCTCGAGCCGGACCTCGACGTCGTCTTCGTCTCTGACCCGCGCGACCTCGCCGATGCGCACCTCGTGGTGCTGCCCGGCACCCGCGCCACCCTGGCTGACCTCGCGTGGCTGCGCTCCCGCGGGCTCGACACCGCGATCATCAGGCACGCCGACGCGGGACGCCCGGTCCTCGGGATCTGCGGCGGGTTCCAGATGTTGGGCCGCAGCGTCCATGACCCTGAGGGCGTTGAAGGCGCCGCGGGTGCGTACGCCGACGGTCTGGCGCTCCTGCCGGTCACCACGACCTTCGCCCCCGACAAGGCGCTGCGGCTACCCAGCGGGGAAGCGCTCGGTGCCCCCGCCGCCGGCTACGAGATCCACCACGGCCGCATCACCCGCGACCCGGAAGCCGAGGAGTTCCTCGGCGGCGCCCGGGCGGGTCAGGTCTTCGGCACCATGTGGCATGGCAGCCTCGAGAGTGACGAGTTCAGGGCCGCCTTCCTCGCCGAGGTCGCCGACCTGGCCCCCTCCGGCGCCAGCTTCCCGGCCGCCCGGGAGCGCCGGATAGAGCTCCTCGCCGACCTCGTCGAGGAGCACCTCGACGTCGAGATGCTGCTGGCTCTGGCCCGTGACGGAGCGCCTGCTTCGCTGCCGGTGCTCACCGTCCCCACGCTCCCCCAGGAAGGTGCACGATGA
- a CDS encoding cobalt-precorrin-6A reductase → MKVLLLGGTAEARDLARLLVEAHVDVTSSLAGRVARPRLPMGPVRIGGFGGVAGLRTALAAFDLVVDATHPFARGMSANAVEACTAEQVPLLRFERPGWERDPAWRYVRTHDEAAQVAGTLGQRPFLTVGRQELARFVPDLGEASVLARVVDAPDMELPARWRLLTSRGPYTLEGDLEVMADHGSDVLVTKDSGGTYTWPKMQAAAQLGVPVVVVERPEPDPRAQVVHAVGPALEWVLSHR, encoded by the coding sequence ATGAAGGTCCTGCTGCTCGGTGGTACTGCGGAGGCGCGTGACCTGGCCCGGCTCCTGGTGGAGGCTCACGTGGACGTGACCTCGTCGCTCGCGGGGCGGGTGGCCCGCCCTCGCCTGCCGATGGGCCCGGTCCGCATCGGCGGGTTCGGCGGAGTCGCTGGGTTGCGGACGGCGCTCGCCGCCTTCGACCTGGTCGTGGACGCCACGCACCCGTTCGCGCGGGGCATGAGCGCCAACGCGGTCGAGGCCTGCACGGCCGAGCAGGTGCCACTGCTGCGGTTCGAGCGTCCCGGCTGGGAACGCGACCCCGCCTGGCGGTACGTCCGTACGCACGACGAGGCAGCGCAGGTGGCAGGAACGCTGGGGCAACGTCCCTTCCTGACCGTAGGCCGGCAGGAGCTGGCCCGGTTCGTTCCCGACCTGGGCGAGGCCTCGGTCCTGGCGCGGGTTGTCGATGCCCCCGACATGGAGCTCCCCGCGCGGTGGCGTCTGCTCACCAGCCGGGGGCCGTACACACTCGAGGGCGACCTCGAGGTCATGGCCGACCACGGCAGCGACGTCTTGGTCACCAAGGACTCCGGCGGGACGTACACGTGGCCGAAGATGCAGGCAGCGGCGCAGCTCGGCGTCCCCGTTGTGGTCGTGGAACGACCCGAGCCGGACCCCCGCGCGCAGGTCGTGCACGCCGTGGGCCCGGCTCTCGAGTGGGTGCTGTCGCACCGCTGA
- a CDS encoding CbtA family protein, whose protein sequence is MNARTFLVRGLLAGLIAGLVAFGVAFTVGEPPIDTAIGLEEAAAAEAPAEPAADEAHTHAEGEEGHTHADGEEGHTHSHGEEEGGITRTTQKTWGLATATIAVGVALGGIIALIAAAVAGRLGRLTVVGSTALVTALGFVAYVLVPFLKYPAAPPAVGSGDTIGSRTAYYFTFALISIVAMVATVFLGRWLAAARGVWTGVVVAGVAYVIVVTVAALAMPTVNELGDFPADVLWEFRISSILTLAALWGAMGVALTWLLGRVDTTPRATA, encoded by the coding sequence GTGAACGCACGTACTTTCCTGGTCCGCGGCCTGCTCGCGGGCCTCATCGCCGGCCTCGTGGCCTTCGGCGTGGCCTTCACGGTCGGCGAGCCGCCGATCGACACCGCCATTGGGCTGGAGGAGGCCGCGGCAGCGGAGGCTCCCGCCGAGCCCGCCGCGGACGAGGCGCACACCCATGCCGAGGGCGAGGAGGGCCACACCCACGCCGACGGCGAGGAGGGCCATACCCACTCCCACGGCGAGGAGGAGGGCGGCATCACCCGCACCACCCAGAAGACCTGGGGCCTGGCCACCGCGACGATCGCCGTCGGCGTCGCCCTGGGCGGGATCATCGCACTCATCGCCGCCGCCGTCGCTGGACGTCTGGGACGACTGACGGTCGTCGGTTCGACCGCGTTGGTCACTGCCCTCGGCTTCGTTGCCTACGTGCTGGTGCCCTTCCTGAAGTACCCGGCCGCTCCGCCGGCTGTGGGCAGCGGTGACACCATCGGGTCGCGCACCGCGTACTACTTCACCTTCGCGCTGATCTCGATCGTCGCGATGGTCGCAACGGTGTTCCTGGGCCGCTGGCTCGCCGCCGCACGTGGTGTGTGGACCGGTGTCGTCGTTGCCGGAGTCGCCTACGTCATCGTGGTCACCGTCGCGGCACTCGCCATGCCGACGGTCAACGAGCTCGGTGACTTCCCCGCCGACGTGCTGTGGGAGTTCCGGATCTCCTCGATCCTCACCCTTGCCGCCCTTTGGGGGGCGATGGGCGTGGCCCTCACGTGGCTGCTCGGACGCGTCGACACCACCCCGAGGGCGACCGCCTGA
- a CDS encoding histidine phosphatase family protein encodes MVRVKQPVYLLRHGESEWKARGVTQGQTPHPRLTKLGRAQMADAAESLARRLSSTAVVGVTSSDLTRAVEGGEVVAARLRASHAVDERLRERHFGLFQGTSHRSTVSWTGRASAVALAHGGVEPRAEVMRRTLAALADLDPAMTHVVVAHGELFRSLPGGSTVGEVANGQVLFWDGRSVQRL; translated from the coding sequence ATGGTGCGCGTGAAGCAGCCGGTCTACCTCCTGAGGCACGGAGAGTCGGAGTGGAAGGCGCGGGGCGTCACACAGGGACAGACGCCACATCCGCGGCTCACAAAACTCGGGCGTGCCCAGATGGCCGACGCCGCTGAAAGCCTCGCCCGACGACTGAGTTCCACAGCCGTGGTAGGAGTGACCTCGAGCGATCTCACTCGCGCGGTCGAAGGGGGCGAGGTCGTGGCGGCTCGTCTGCGAGCCAGCCACGCCGTCGACGAACGTCTTCGGGAACGGCACTTCGGCCTCTTCCAGGGGACGAGCCACCGGAGCACGGTGTCCTGGACCGGACGGGCCTCGGCTGTCGCGCTCGCCCACGGTGGTGTGGAGCCTCGAGCTGAGGTCATGCGAAGGACGTTGGCTGCCCTCGCCGACCTGGACCCGGCGATGACGCACGTCGTGGTGGCGCACGGCGAGCTGTTCCGCTCCCTGCCCGGGGGATCAACGGTGGGGGAGGTCGCCAACGGCCAGGTCCTCTTCTGGGACGGTCGGTCCGTCCAGCGGTTGTGA
- the cobN gene encoding cobaltochelatase subunit CobN gives MAASAHVCLLSTSDTDLLSARASGASFALANPSRSTSSELDAVLEGADLVVVRQLGSAHDLWEGLAAVRAAGTPLVVLGGEQQPSAELMELSTVPIGVATEAHRYLAEGGPANLAQMHAFLSDTVLLTGEGFEPPTVVPSWGFAERGASSDPSLPKVGILYYRAHQASGNTAFAHALADAVDATGQAVGVPIFAGSLRSAPDELFDALGELDAVVVTVLAAGGSVPASVSAGGDDEAWDVERVAALDIPVLQGLCLTSSREEWEANDDGVTPLDSANQIAIPEFDGRIITAPFSFKEIDDEGLPRYVADSERCTRVAAIAVNHARLRHVPNAEKKVALVLSAYPTKHSRIGNAVGLDTPVSTIRLLRRLRDAGYDLGGPDAVPGLDLEEDTQAGDALIHAMIAAGGQDEEWLTSGQLTDAHVRIDAEQYRRWTAHLPQALRDSMTEAWGEAPGSLFVNDAGEIVIATLVAGNVVIMIQPPRGFGENPVAIYHDPDLAPTHHYMAAYRWLEESPESGGFGANAIVHVGKHGSLEWLPGKNAALSAECGTDAVLGNLPLFYPFLVNDPGEGAQAKRRAHATIVDHLIPPMARAETYGDIARLEQLLDEYGNIASMDPAKLPAIRGEIWQLMKAAELHRDLGLDERPGDEEFDDFLLHVDGWLCEIKDVQIRDGLHILGQAPSDEALVNLVLAVLRASQVWGGVGNAVSGLRAALGLSDGASTAEVDAFEAEARRLVEALAAAHWDPTVVPQLHEDADVRAALSFAATEVVPRLASTTDEMDVLLHALEGGYVPAGPSGSPLRGLVNVLPTGRNFYTVDPRAIPSRLAWQTGQAMADSLVERYLDETGEYPSSVGLSVWGTSAMRTSGDDVAEVLALLGVRPEWDDMSRRVNNLQVIDLAELGRPRIDVTVRISGFFRDAFPHVVAMLDDAVQLVAALDEPDEMNFVRAHSRADVAEHGDERRATTRIFGSKPGSYGAGILQVVESGSWRDDNDLAEVYTAWGGFAYGRGLDGVAAAEDMRTAYRRIRVAAKNVDSTEHDIADSDDYFQYHGGMVATVRALTGSDPKAYVGDSTSPDAVRTRSLQEETNRVFRARVVNPRWIGAMQRHGYKGAFELAATVDYLFGFDATAGVVHDWMYESLASSYVLDETNQAFLRTSNPWALRGIVERLHEAAERGLWADPDPETLSQLQKVYLEVEGDLEDEA, from the coding sequence ATGGCCGCGTCCGCACACGTCTGCCTGCTCTCCACGTCCGACACCGACCTGCTCTCGGCCCGGGCCAGCGGTGCGAGCTTCGCGCTCGCCAACCCGTCGCGCAGCACGAGCAGCGAGCTGGATGCGGTCCTCGAGGGCGCCGACCTCGTCGTCGTACGTCAGCTGGGCTCGGCCCACGACCTGTGGGAGGGACTGGCGGCCGTCCGCGCCGCCGGCACACCGCTGGTCGTCCTCGGCGGTGAGCAGCAGCCCAGCGCCGAGCTGATGGAGCTCAGCACGGTCCCGATCGGCGTCGCGACCGAGGCGCACCGCTACCTGGCCGAGGGCGGGCCCGCGAACCTGGCCCAGATGCACGCGTTCCTCTCCGACACCGTCCTGCTCACCGGCGAAGGCTTCGAGCCCCCGACGGTCGTGCCGTCATGGGGCTTCGCCGAGCGAGGCGCATCGTCCGACCCCTCACTGCCGAAGGTCGGCATCCTCTACTACCGCGCCCACCAAGCCAGCGGGAACACCGCCTTCGCGCACGCCCTGGCGGACGCCGTCGACGCCACCGGCCAGGCCGTGGGCGTGCCCATCTTCGCCGGCTCGCTGCGCAGTGCGCCCGACGAGCTCTTCGACGCTCTCGGCGAGCTCGATGCCGTCGTGGTGACCGTCCTGGCCGCCGGCGGCAGCGTCCCGGCCTCAGTCAGTGCCGGTGGCGACGACGAAGCCTGGGACGTCGAGCGCGTCGCCGCCCTCGACATCCCCGTCCTGCAGGGACTGTGCCTGACCAGCAGCCGTGAGGAGTGGGAAGCCAACGACGACGGCGTGACGCCCCTCGACTCCGCGAACCAGATCGCCATTCCGGAGTTCGACGGGCGCATCATCACCGCACCGTTCTCCTTTAAGGAGATCGACGACGAAGGTCTCCCGCGCTACGTCGCCGACTCGGAGCGTTGCACCCGCGTGGCCGCCATCGCGGTCAACCACGCGCGACTGCGCCACGTCCCGAACGCGGAGAAGAAGGTCGCACTCGTCCTGTCGGCGTACCCGACCAAACACTCCCGGATCGGCAACGCCGTCGGGCTCGACACCCCGGTCTCCACGATCCGTCTGCTCCGACGGCTCCGTGACGCCGGGTACGACCTGGGCGGCCCCGACGCCGTACCGGGCCTCGACCTCGAGGAAGACACCCAGGCGGGCGACGCACTGATCCACGCGATGATCGCCGCGGGTGGGCAGGACGAGGAGTGGCTGACGTCCGGACAGCTCACCGACGCGCACGTGCGCATCGACGCCGAGCAGTACCGCCGCTGGACCGCCCACCTGCCGCAGGCCCTGCGCGACTCCATGACCGAGGCGTGGGGCGAGGCTCCCGGTTCCCTCTTCGTCAACGACGCCGGTGAGATCGTGATCGCCACGCTCGTCGCCGGCAACGTGGTCATCATGATCCAGCCGCCCCGCGGCTTCGGCGAGAACCCCGTGGCGATCTACCACGACCCCGACCTCGCCCCGACCCACCATTACATGGCGGCCTACCGGTGGCTGGAGGAGTCCCCGGAGTCCGGCGGGTTCGGTGCGAACGCCATCGTGCACGTCGGCAAGCACGGTTCCCTGGAGTGGCTGCCGGGCAAGAACGCGGCGCTCTCCGCCGAGTGCGGCACCGACGCGGTGCTGGGCAACCTGCCCCTCTTCTACCCGTTCCTCGTCAACGACCCCGGCGAGGGGGCACAGGCGAAGCGACGCGCCCACGCCACCATCGTCGACCACCTGATCCCGCCGATGGCGCGCGCCGAGACGTACGGCGACATCGCCCGGCTCGAGCAGCTGCTGGACGAGTACGGCAACATCGCTTCGATGGACCCGGCCAAGCTACCCGCCATCCGTGGCGAGATCTGGCAGCTGATGAAGGCCGCCGAGCTGCACCGGGACCTCGGCCTCGACGAGCGCCCCGGCGACGAGGAGTTCGACGACTTCCTGCTGCACGTCGACGGGTGGCTGTGCGAGATCAAGGACGTCCAGATCCGCGACGGCCTGCACATCCTGGGTCAGGCGCCCTCCGACGAGGCGCTGGTGAACCTGGTCCTCGCGGTGCTGCGCGCCTCGCAGGTCTGGGGCGGGGTGGGCAACGCCGTCTCCGGGCTCCGGGCAGCACTCGGCCTCTCCGACGGCGCCTCGACCGCCGAGGTGGACGCCTTCGAGGCCGAGGCACGACGTCTCGTGGAGGCCTTGGCAGCAGCGCACTGGGACCCCACGGTGGTGCCCCAGCTCCACGAGGACGCCGACGTGCGGGCGGCACTGAGCTTCGCCGCCACCGAGGTGGTGCCGCGCCTGGCCAGCACGACCGACGAGATGGACGTGCTGCTGCACGCCCTCGAGGGCGGCTACGTGCCTGCCGGCCCGTCCGGCTCGCCGCTGCGCGGTCTGGTCAACGTGCTGCCGACCGGCCGCAACTTCTACACCGTCGATCCCCGCGCCATCCCCTCGCGCCTGGCCTGGCAGACCGGTCAGGCGATGGCCGATTCCCTCGTGGAGCGCTACCTGGACGAGACCGGCGAGTACCCGAGCTCGGTGGGCCTGTCGGTGTGGGGCACCAGCGCGATGCGTACCTCGGGTGACGACGTGGCCGAGGTGCTCGCGCTGCTCGGCGTACGGCCCGAGTGGGACGACATGTCCCGCCGGGTGAACAACCTGCAGGTGATCGACCTGGCCGAGCTCGGCCGGCCGCGCATCGACGTCACCGTCCGCATCTCGGGCTTCTTCCGTGACGCCTTCCCGCACGTGGTGGCGATGCTGGACGACGCGGTGCAGCTGGTCGCTGCCCTGGACGAGCCGGACGAGATGAACTTCGTCCGCGCCCACAGCCGCGCCGACGTGGCTGAGCATGGGGACGAGCGCCGGGCCACGACCCGCATCTTCGGCTCCAAGCCCGGCTCGTACGGGGCGGGCATCCTCCAGGTGGTCGAGTCGGGCTCGTGGCGCGACGACAACGACCTGGCCGAGGTGTACACCGCGTGGGGCGGTTTCGCGTACGGACGGGGGCTGGACGGAGTCGCCGCGGCCGAGGACATGCGCACCGCGTACCGGCGGATCAGGGTGGCTGCGAAGAACGTCGACAGCACTGAGCACGACATCGCGGACTCCGACGACTACTTCCAGTACCACGGCGGCATGGTGGCCACGGTGCGGGCTCTCACCGGCTCCGACCCGAAGGCCTACGTCGGCGACTCGACCTCCCCCGACGCCGTCAGGACGCGTTCGCTGCAGGAGGAGACGAACCGCGTCTTCCGGGCTCGCGTGGTCAACCCCCGCTGGATCGGGGCGATGCAGCGACACGGCTACAAGGGAGCCTTCGAGCTCGCGGCCACCGTCGACTACCTGTTCGGGTTCGACGCCACGGCGGGTGTCGTGCACGACTGGATGTACGAGTCGCTGGCCAGCTCGTACGTGCTGGACGAGACCAACCAGGCGTTCCTGCGTACGTCGAACCCGTGGGCCCTGCGCGGCATCGTCGAGCGGCTGCACGAGGCCGCCGAGCGTGGCCTGTGGGCCGACCCCGACCCGGAGACGCTGTCGCAGCTGCAGAAGGTGTACCTCGAGGTCGAGGGGGACCTGGAGGACGAGGCGTGA
- the cobF gene encoding precorrin-6A synthase (deacetylating) has translation MSAHLHVVSFGTGPDHLTRDAVRALLDTDYVLAVRKHEDDELLRVRRAICEEFEVELVEVPDPERDRDDPADYSAAVRNWHAARVAAFADVVAARGGRPTFLVWGDPSLYDSTLRVVEGMAADPRLAGLTWDVVPGISAPQLLAARHRIVLHPVGAPVHVTTARRLRSTIEAGQRNVLVMLGSEASLDQLEELPDWNIWWGANLGSDGEQLVAGTVRDVLPQVRETRARARELAGWVMDVYLLRAPEGTA, from the coding sequence GTGAGTGCCCACCTGCACGTCGTCAGCTTCGGCACGGGACCCGACCACCTGACCCGGGACGCCGTCCGCGCCCTGCTGGACACCGACTACGTGCTCGCCGTCCGCAAGCACGAGGACGACGAGCTGCTGCGGGTGCGGCGTGCGATCTGCGAGGAGTTCGAGGTCGAGCTGGTCGAGGTGCCGGACCCGGAGCGTGACCGGGACGACCCCGCCGACTACTCCGCCGCCGTACGGAACTGGCACGCCGCACGGGTCGCGGCATTCGCCGACGTCGTGGCCGCACGCGGCGGACGCCCCACCTTCCTCGTCTGGGGTGACCCGTCGCTGTACGACTCGACACTGCGCGTCGTCGAGGGCATGGCGGCCGATCCCCGCCTGGCCGGTCTCACCTGGGACGTCGTGCCCGGCATCAGCGCTCCCCAGCTGCTGGCGGCCCGCCATCGGATCGTGCTGCACCCGGTGGGCGCCCCCGTGCATGTCACCACAGCCCGTCGCCTGCGCAGCACGATCGAGGCGGGCCAGCGCAACGTGCTGGTGATGCTCGGGTCCGAGGCCAGCCTCGACCAGCTCGAGGAGCTCCCCGACTGGAACATCTGGTGGGGCGCCAATCTCGGCTCGGACGGCGAACAGCTGGTGGCCGGCACGGTCCGCGACGTCCTGCCGCAGGTGCGCGAGACCCGCGCTCGAGCCCGAGAGCTCGCCGGTTGGGTGATGGACGTGTACCTGCTCCGCGCCCCGGAGGGCACCGCGTGA